CCCCGTTTAATTATAGCTCCTTTGTTACCCCACCAGACCTTACAAATGTTTTTCCGGTAGAAATATCAAGAGACAATGTTCTGGATATACAACCTCCTATATCCTGAGCCTGAAGGAGAATTCCGTTTTTCCACAACAGTTTCCGTAATATGGTAAAATTACGTTCCCCAATTTTAAAATGCCCCTCAGGGTCCATGATCCGGGAACAACCGGCAGCTTTGACAATCATATTTTTCTTTGTTGCACCTGAAGAAAAAAAATCATTGAAAAGCTGTGATACACCACTATCGACAAACATCGCAGGCTTGACCACTGACTTCTCCTTGTCAAGACTTGCCATGGGAAGCATGCAGTGAATCATACCACCAATTTTTTCCTCGGTATCGTAAACTGTAACCCCAAGACATGAACCGAGGGAATAGGTGATAAGACACTCTTGTGGATTGGCAGAAAGAGCCATTTCCGATATTCCGATTACAATTTTTTTTATCATAATCCGATGCTCTGTCTCATTCTTTAACATAGATTGACGGTTTTACATTTTTAAGAGTACAGAGCTGTCCGGCCAAACTCTCCGCATGTCCTACAAATAGAACTCCTCCGGGCTTTAACAGCCTCGAAATTTCCGAAAGCAATTTTCTTCTCACAGTATTATCGAAATATATCATTACATTTCTGCAGAAAACGGCATCCATTGGCCCTTTCATAGGAAATGGCGGAACAGATAGATTTAATCTTTTGAAGAGGATCTTTTCCTTGATTGCAGGGCAGACGGTGTAGGAATTTTTCCCTTCACAATCCATTTTACTGAAATATTTGTTAAGCAATGAGGAGGGTACCGCATTTACTTTCTCTAATGGGTACTCCCCGCTTTGAGCTTTGGCCAGAATTCTTGTAGAAATATCTGTTGCCAGAATCCTCACATCCACATCACATCCGGCTGCGATATCGCTTAAAACCATTGCCATAGTATAAGGCTCTTCGCCGCTTGAGCAGGCTGCTGACCAGAACCGAAAACGCCTCTGTCCCTTACCCAGCCACTCACTCATTTTTTCAGTTAAAAAATCGAAATGAACTGATTCCCTGAAAAATGAGGTTACATTAGTAGAGATCACATCCAAAAGATGAACAAGCTCAGTTTCAGAGGAATCTTTTTTCAGAAAATCAAGGTAATCTTTATAGTCGTTTAATTGTAACTCTCTTAAACGTTTTGAAACCCTTGCAGCAACAAGTGCCTCCTTCTTGTCCCCAAGGTTTATACCTGCTTTTTCATAAACAAGGTTCCTGAACTGTTCATAAATACTTTTGTCCATATCAGATTCCACCCTTTTTGTCGGTGTACCAGTCACTACTCCTGATATTATAAACTTTTAGCACAGCCACATGCCCCGTAATAGTGTCAAACACGATTTTTCTCCCCATAAACCCACCGGTATCTTCTGATGCAACCATTATTCTGCAATGCGCCAAAGCTTTTCTTGCAATCTTAATATTGCGCTCACCAGTGTCAAACTCCGGATCATCTGCAGGGTGAGCCCCGCCTAAAATATGAGCAATAAGATCTTCGCGTCTGCAGCCAGCCTCCTCCATCATTCTTACAAGAGAGATTATGGCGACATTTCCATAAACCGGTGTCGCCATAATCTTCTCCCTTATATAAGGATAGAGATAATGATTCATTCCCCCGTAATGCAAGCGTTTGTCCCATAAACAGACTGAAACACAACTGCCAAGCACAGTCTGCACTACTATAGGCTTTTTGCTTACATGAATGAAACCTGACCCGAGATAGTATGTCTGAATTTTATGAGATTTCATCTGACTTTTCGTCTCTCGTGTACTACATCAATTTTACCCTGATTGTCATATTTTTACAATATATATATTAATTTTTCTCCACATCCTTCCCTGCCCGGGCTCCCCCAGGCAGACCGGAAATCCGTTTTTAAGCTGCGTTATCTAAGAAGCTCCATTAACTATGGACACCAACACCTCTACCATATCATTGAGTTCCCGTGCCTGAGCAGATAACTCCTCGCTTGCCGACGCACTTTCTTCAGCATTGGAAGCATTATTTTGTGTAACATTATCCATCTGTGCAACAGCAGTATTTATCTGATCTATCCCCTGCGCCTGTTCTTTACTTGCAGCAGCTATTTCACTTATAAGACCTGCAACTTTTTGTGCACTTTTAGAAATATTCTCCACAGCTTCTGAAGCTTCAGCACTGACATTCACTCCCTGCTCTGCATTTTTGTGTGAGTTTTCTATAAGAGCAGCGGTATTTTTTGCTGCTTCTGCACTCCTCTGAGCAAGGTTTCTGACCTCCTCAGCCACTACAGCAAACCCCTTCCCTGCATCTCCCGCCCGTGCAGCTTCAACCGCAGCATTAAGAGCCAAAAGATTTGTCTGAAAAGCGATTTCATCAATAGTCTTTACGATTTTAGCAGTCTGATCGGAAGATTGTTTGATCTCTGCAATGACAGAATTAACCTTTAGTATCGCCTCTTTTCCGTGAATTACATTTCTTTTGGTCTCTTCCATCAACACGTTTGCCTGTGAAGAGTTGTCTGCATTATGTTTGACCATTGATGAGGATTCTTCAAGGCTGCTGGAGACCTCCTCAAGTGAAGATGCCTGTTCGTTTGCACCTTCAGCCATCTGCTGACTTGATGCGCTTACCTGACCTGATGCAGATGATACCTGCTCTGACCCTCTGCTCAGGCCATTGATAACCGTCTCCAACTGTTTTACAATGCGGCTTCCAAATATCCATGTCACACCACTACATATCGTAATAATGACAATAAACAAAAAAACTGCATTTCTGAAAAGACCTAAAATCTCCCTTCTGACAATGCTATTAATTTCCTGCTGAGGAATTCCCAGGAATAAAATCCCAATCACTTCACCACTGTCATCTATCACAGGGTCGTAAGCTGTTACATACGGTTCACCTAAAATTTCTGCAGTTCCTACATATGTTCTTCTCTCAATTACATAACGATAAACCGATCCCCCTGACCCTAACTGCGTACCGACAGCTCTCTGCCCATCATCAGTGCGAATGTTTGTAGAGATTCTGGTAAAGTCATTTCGATCTCTTGCAAAGATGGTAGCCACAACTCCAAGATCTTCAGATAAGCGGTCCACAACATCGAAACGCCCTGCAATAGAAACACCAGCAGAATCAGCCAGATTACCATTTTCCATACTGATATTTCCATAGTGTTTATTTACATATGTCTGCATAGATCTGACATCACCCTGAAGCTTCATATCTATTGTATAATCAGTCAGACTTCTTCCAAGCCGAAGAGCAGACCAGGAGTTTAAACTTACAAGTAATACTCCCATACCAAACATGATTATCATTACAAAACCAATTAAACGAACCTTTAATGTCAATTTTGAAGCTTTCATTTTCTACCTCATGGTTAAAACGAATAATCTGTCCGTGACCATAAACTCCACATACAGTGTAGGGTTTACAGCTTTCAGGAGCTGAGCAGTAAACCTGACAGCTCCTGAAAGACCTTTATAACTAAAACTGACTTAGTTCATCATCGTCCAGAGGAATAATCTGCTCAGGGTTTACCACTTTTTGCTCATCAGATTTTTTGTGTTCCAATGTATTCTCTGTGGTACGCCTTTCCGGATTTTTTGGTTTCTGCAGTATATGTCTGCCAAAGGTTCCACTCTTAGGTTCAGGATTGTCTTTTTGTACAATGTGACGGGTGGTATTCACCTTTACAGAATTTTCAGCAGTTCCTCCTACAATTGCTTTAAGCTCAGCAACCATATCCTTAAGTTCGCGGGCCTGAGCAGAAAGTTCCTCACTTGCCGATGCACTCTCTTCAGCATTTGAGGCATTGGATTGAGTTACCTTGTCCATTTCTGCTACAGCAGTATTGATCTGATCTATTCCTTGTGCCTGCTCTTTGCTTGCAGCAGCAATTTCACTTATCAGACCAGCTACCTTTACAGCACTCTCAGAAATCCCCTTTACAGCTTCCGCAGCTTCAGAACTTACAGCAACACCCTGATCGGCATTTTTTTGCGAATCCTCGATAAGTGCAGCTGTATTCTTAGCAGCTTCTGCGCTTCTCTGTGCAAGATTTCTCACCTCCTCGGCCACTACAGCAAACCCCTTCCCCGCATCACCAGCACGTGCAGCTTCAACTGCGGCATTTAGAGCCAAAAGATTTGTCTGGAAAGCAATCTCGTCTATAGTCTTCACGATTTTTGCAGTTTCGTCTGAAGATTTTTTGATACCGTTTATTGCATGGCTCACCTTTTCAATGGAATTATTTCCCTGATCCACACGTCTTTTTGTATCATCCATTAAGCTGTTTGCCTGAGCTGCATTGTCGGCATTATGCTTTACCATGGATGAAGATTCTTCAAGACTGCTTGAAACCTCCTCAAGTGAAGATGCCTGTTCGTTTGCACCTTCAGCCATCTGCTGACTTGAAGCGCTCACCTGATGTGAAGCTGAAGAAACATGCTCAGCATCATTTGACAGTGTAGAAATGACTCTGGAAAGAGAGCGGCTTATGGATATAGCAAGAGAAAGTCCCAGCACAAGTGCGAGAGCAAAACCAATTACCATACCAAGTACAGAGAGTACGGAAGCGAATCTGCTCTGTCCCCGTGCTCTTTCCATCTCTGCATTTGCAAGATCACTGCGTATGTTTACCACGTTGTAAAGATGGGCCATTGCCTCGTGCTGAAGATCATACGCCTCTCCCATTGTCATATCTATGATGGTTTCGTGTATCTGATTAGCATCTTCAGCTATCGCAATCAATTCATCAAAATACCCAAACACCTCTCTTGCAGCAGGCTGCATTTCAGATGCAAAAATTCTTCGTGCCTCAGCCATGTTACCATTCCTTGTGGCAGCGCGTATCGAACCGGCTGCTTCATGAAATCTGTCATGAGAAGATCTGGCGTCAGAAAGAATTCTTCTCAACTCCGGATTCCGGGTTTCAAAACGACTTAGCCAGCGGCCGAAATTAC
The sequence above is drawn from the Chitinispirillum alkaliphilum genome and encodes:
- a CDS encoding Chemotaxis protein CheD, which produces MIKKIVIGISEMALSANPQECLITYSLGSCLGVTVYDTEEKIGGMIHCMLPMASLDKEKSVVKPAMFVDSGVSQLFNDFFSSGATKKNMIVKAAGCSRIMDPEGHFKIGERNFTILRKLLWKNGILLQAQDIGGCISRTLSLDISTGKTFVRSGGVTKEL
- a CDS encoding Chemotaxis protein methyltransferase CheR encodes the protein MDKSIYEQFRNLVYEKAGINLGDKKEALVAARVSKRLRELQLNDYKDYLDFLKKDSSETELVHLLDVISTNVTSFFRESVHFDFLTEKMSEWLGKGQRRFRFWSAACSSGEEPYTMAMVLSDIAAGCDVDVRILATDISTRILAKAQSGEYPLEKVNAVPSSLLNKYFSKMDCEGKNSYTVCPAIKEKILFKRLNLSVPPFPMKGPMDAVFCRNVMIYFDNTVRRKLLSEISRLLKPGGVLFVGHAESLAGQLCTLKNVKPSIYVKE
- a CDS encoding Chemotaxis protein CheD, which gives rise to MNHYLYPYIREKIMATPVYGNVAIISLVRMMEEAGCRREDLIAHILGGAHPADDPEFDTGERNIKIARKALAHCRIMVASEDTGGFMGRKIVFDTITGHVAVLKVYNIRSSDWYTDKKGGI
- a CDS encoding methyl-accepting chemotaxis protein I, encoding MNYKSMSLKMKLIGGFVVVAVITLVVGGIGLWSVNSLEDSVEEIGGSQLPAIESVLKSQVEIEGMVRSLRTLLTLQHSQEFRENQYRRFSESRLRYRDEMAIYESLPRTAEEIREWESFQRVIPRWASFNDEILKLHRELDETGIQNPDELVQQLQQFRADHLDLEVRVGNLLLGGEFFEGGDDPSACNFGRWLSRFETRNPELRRILSDARSSHDRFHEAAGSIRAATRNGNMAEARRIFASEMQPAAREVFGYFDELIAIAEDANQIHETIIDMTMGEAYDLQHEAMAHLYNVVNIRSDLANAEMERARGQSRFASVLSVLGMVIGFALALVLGLSLAISISRSLSRVISTLSNDAEHVSSASHQVSASSQQMAEGANEQASSLEEVSSSLEESSSMVKHNADNAAQANSLMDDTKRRVDQGNNSIEKVSHAINGIKKSSDETAKIVKTIDEIAFQTNLLALNAAVEAARAGDAGKGFAVVAEEVRNLAQRSAEAAKNTAALIEDSQKNADQGVAVSSEAAEAVKGISESAVKVAGLISEIAAASKEQAQGIDQINTAVAEMDKVTQSNASNAEESASASEELSAQARELKDMVAELKAIVGGTAENSVKVNTTRHIVQKDNPEPKSGTFGRHILQKPKNPERRTTENTLEHKKSDEQKVVNPEQIIPLDDDELSQF
- a CDS encoding methyl-accepting chemotaxis protein II — translated: MKASKLTLKVRLIGFVMIIMFGMGVLLVSLNSWSALRLGRSLTDYTIDMKLQGDVRSMQTYVNKHYGNISMENGNLADSAGVSIAGRFDVVDRLSEDLGVVATIFARDRNDFTRISTNIRTDDGQRAVGTQLGSGGSVYRYVIERRTYVGTAEILGEPYVTAYDPVIDDSGEVIGILFLGIPQQEINSIVRREILGLFRNAVFLFIVIITICSGVTWIFGSRIVKQLETVINGLSRGSEQVSSASGQVSASSQQMAEGANEQASSLEEVSSSLEESSSMVKHNADNSSQANVLMEETKRNVIHGKEAILKVNSVIAEIKQSSDQTAKIVKTIDEIAFQTNLLALNAAVEAARAGDAGKGFAVVAEEVRNLAQRSAEAAKNTAALIENSHKNAEQGVNVSAEASEAVENISKSAQKVAGLISEIAAASKEQAQGIDQINTAVAQMDNVTQNNASNAEESASASEELSAQARELNDMVEVLVSIVNGAS